The following proteins come from a genomic window of Nostoc sp. TCL26-01:
- a CDS encoding AraC family transcriptional regulator: protein MQQLLIDLGSSGMNALEQKTRTYDHITIQLPGLTIDRHLSSPDELEFPGCQHHLLCLLLSDGNQQQITQIGEQVSEKNQNKGEFWICPAQVPGIWAWQSTDESLMFVIDPVLLSQTAAEIGGLSANNVELLTKVNTNDPQIEAIARLFQAELSTGGIGGQLYAESLKQVLIIHLLRQHCAFPPKIQHSPGGLGKHKLQQILNYIHSHLEQAIQLTELAKIADISQYHFCRLFKHSMGVSPYQYVLQQRMEKAKQLLQQGKYTIAEIAQMVGCADQSHFTKHFKKYTGVTPRYFAENSPMTRII, encoded by the coding sequence AACACGCACTTACGATCACATCACCATTCAACTACCAGGGTTGACAATTGATCGCCATCTTTCATCACCAGATGAGTTGGAATTTCCTGGATGTCAACATCATTTACTATGTCTGTTGTTAAGCGATGGGAATCAACAGCAAATCACTCAGATTGGTGAGCAAGTTTCCGAAAAAAATCAAAATAAAGGAGAATTTTGGATTTGCCCAGCCCAAGTACCAGGTATTTGGGCATGGCAAAGTACAGATGAATCGCTGATGTTTGTGATTGATCCAGTATTGTTATCGCAAACGGCCGCAGAAATAGGCGGATTGTCGGCAAACAATGTTGAGTTACTGACTAAAGTCAATACTAATGATCCACAGATAGAGGCGATCGCTCGTTTGTTTCAAGCAGAATTAAGCACGGGTGGTATAGGTGGACAACTGTATGCAGAATCTCTGAAGCAGGTGTTAATTATTCACCTACTACGACAACACTGTGCGTTTCCCCCAAAAATTCAGCATAGTCCTGGCGGCTTGGGCAAGCATAAACTCCAGCAGATATTAAACTACATCCACAGCCATCTGGAGCAAGCAATTCAGCTAACTGAATTAGCCAAAATTGCTGACATCAGTCAATATCATTTTTGCCGCTTGTTTAAGCATTCAATGGGTGTTTCACCTTATCAATATGTGCTGCAACAACGGATGGAAAAAGCTAAACAACTACTGCAACAAGGAAAATACACCATTGCCGAAATCGCTCAGATGGTTGGTTGTGCCGATCAAAGCCACTTTACCAAACACTTTAAGAAATATACAGGAGTTACACCCAGATATTTTGCTGAAAATAGCCCCATGACAAGAATCATCTAA
- a CDS encoding NADPH-dependent F420 reductase codes for MKIAIVGSGNMGGGLGKIWAKAGHHVIFSYSRDESKLRQLAAEAGENATVGTPEVAVAQSDVVMLAVWLPSLAAVFQSTGSLDGKIIITCVSGLQPDFTGKTIGIATDLKTSVAEMIQQFAPKAKVVEAFNITFAEVVAAESRKFGSDRPSIFYCGDDAEAKTIVAGLIAECGYQAVEAGDLIVARSLETLATAWVQFAVTSQLFPNLGLKALQR; via the coding sequence ATGAAGATTGCCATAGTTGGCTCAGGAAATATGGGTGGGGGCTTGGGTAAAATCTGGGCGAAAGCCGGGCATCATGTGATTTTTTCCTACTCTAGAGATGAGAGCAAACTGCGTCAACTAGCTGCTGAGGCTGGTGAGAATGCCACAGTGGGAACACCTGAAGTCGCAGTTGCCCAAAGTGATGTCGTGATGTTGGCTGTCTGGCTACCTTCTTTAGCAGCAGTCTTTCAGTCTACAGGTTCTCTTGATGGCAAGATCATTATTACTTGTGTCAGTGGCTTACAACCAGACTTTACAGGCAAAACAATTGGTATTGCCACTGACTTAAAAACATCTGTTGCAGAGATGATTCAGCAGTTTGCACCCAAGGCAAAAGTCGTGGAAGCCTTTAACATTACCTTTGCAGAAGTAGTGGCTGCCGAATCTAGAAAATTTGGAAGCGATCGCCCCAGCATTTTTTATTGTGGTGATGATGCTGAGGCTAAAACAATTGTCGCTGGTTTGATTGCAGAATGCGGTTATCAAGCTGTAGAGGCAGGCGATTTAATTGTAGCTCGTTCCCTCGAAACTTTAGCAACTGCTTGGGTACAGTTTGCTGTCACTAGTCAGTTGTTTCCTAATTTAGGACTTAAGGCATTACAACGCTGA
- a CDS encoding DUF6640 family protein, which yields MSKQKLSRILLSVVIVNTAVVSVAVDWNATHIFNPTWVPHARFHDVVMLWLLSSLSVVALWLLWRRSLESDVSVTVATLVPVLFWAPFFFTTLLVPGTSLSALPDEPLPVIAGITIYPNVVVATINEILAAIGYWLYRSSRQISSKII from the coding sequence ATGTCAAAACAAAAGTTGAGTCGAATTCTATTGTCTGTTGTGATTGTCAACACAGCCGTGGTTTCTGTTGCCGTTGATTGGAACGCCACCCATATTTTTAACCCCACTTGGGTTCCTCACGCCCGATTTCATGATGTGGTGATGTTGTGGTTACTGAGTAGTTTATCTGTAGTTGCTCTGTGGTTGCTGTGGCGGCGATCGCTAGAATCAGATGTCAGTGTTACTGTTGCTACTTTGGTTCCTGTACTGTTCTGGGCCCCATTTTTCTTTACGACTTTATTAGTTCCGGGAACTAGCTTAAGTGCATTGCCTGATGAACCTTTACCAGTAATTGCTGGGATCACAATTTATCCTAATGTCGTCGTTGCTACTATCAATGAAATCTTAGCCGCTATTGGTTACTGGCTATATCGCAGCAGTAGGCAGATATCCTCGAAAATTATCTAG
- a CDS encoding nickel/cobalt transporter: MYKSHRQRMPYLWLMLSGALILYIEKPALAHIGHGEFYTKILIHQQPTPSLIFTGLIIAFLFGAGHALSPGHGKTMVAAYLVGARGTPQQALILGLVTTITHTLGVFILGLVALVASQYILPEKLYPILSLFSGLTVCGVGFWLLDQRLSAHEHTHHHHHHHDHHDHHDHHHHHHPPTKSLIALGIAGGIVPCPSALVLLLSAIALHQTAYGVILISAFSLGLASVLVAIGLVVVYAHQWIDRLPNSAKLLQKLSMLGAVAVIVAGAALTAISVI; encoded by the coding sequence ATGTATAAATCTCATCGTCAACGGATGCCTTACCTTTGGTTAATGCTATCAGGAGCTTTGATCCTGTACATCGAGAAGCCAGCCCTGGCGCATATTGGACATGGTGAATTTTATACCAAAATCCTGATTCATCAACAGCCCACACCCAGTCTGATATTTACCGGATTAATCATTGCTTTTCTGTTTGGAGCTGGACACGCCCTTTCACCAGGACACGGTAAAACAATGGTAGCAGCTTATCTTGTAGGCGCAAGAGGAACGCCGCAACAGGCTTTGATCTTAGGATTAGTCACAACCATTACTCATACTCTGGGAGTGTTCATCCTGGGACTTGTCGCTTTGGTTGCTTCACAATACATCTTGCCGGAAAAACTCTATCCGATTCTCAGTTTGTTTAGTGGTCTAACTGTTTGTGGAGTAGGTTTTTGGCTACTTGATCAACGTCTTTCTGCCCACGAACACACCCATCACCATCATCACCATCATGATCATCATGATCATCATGATCATCATCACCACCATCATCCACCAACCAAATCGTTAATTGCTTTGGGTATTGCCGGGGGTATTGTACCTTGTCCATCAGCATTAGTTTTGTTGTTGAGTGCGATCGCTCTACATCAAACTGCTTATGGTGTGATCTTGATTAGTGCATTTAGCTTAGGATTGGCCTCAGTATTGGTAGCGATCGGGTTAGTTGTCGTCTATGCTCATCAATGGATAGATCGCTTACCTAATAGTGCCAAATTACTCCAAAAGTTATCGATGCTCGGTGCTGTAGCTGTAATTGTCGCAGGTGCAGCATTGACGGCGATTTCCGTGATTTAG
- a CDS encoding alpha/beta hydrolase, which yields MWTKPVAYFFGVISSLAFITPALSAERIEFNYPPFGDFDIARSDLELFVNEGKITKDFAFYTNRTKPEQLAQLRQFLSTKFSLSPTIISQFTYSPIGEKMLQRFGELLQTQNRQNGFYALRSALILSAASPEGLTLINIVKHYSSPSIRLNLSETIETMGQLSELLQKRDIVIAKIQQLATQEAANSPAIDFAQKPDIRKSGEFNITKITLNLHDRSRDGRSKIVLERKYDVDIYLPQSISAPAPVIVISHGLAEDRHSFVYLAQHLASYGFVVAALDHPVANSQQFKQFLTGIASPPQPTELIDRPLDIKYLLDELQGLSQTDSRFKDKLNLQQVGLIGHSLGGYTALALAGGTLDFAKIRQECNPNRSLNISTFLQCRAIDLKPENYPIKDDRIKAIMVMNPLNSVVLGEKGMKTISVPVMMVAGSQDIFTPAVPEQIRPFTNLPSQDKYLAVIENATHFSVQSDVPTSETVIPVPQGLLGPDRKSVHLYMNVLGLAFFQTHLRDRPEYKSYLTPAYAQFITQPPLNLSVVNSGSGEAITQLLNQIYPTSGANK from the coding sequence ATGTGGACAAAACCTGTCGCCTATTTTTTTGGTGTCATCTCCTCTCTTGCCTTCATTACTCCTGCATTGAGTGCAGAGCGCATTGAGTTTAATTACCCGCCTTTTGGTGATTTTGATATTGCTAGATCAGATTTAGAATTATTTGTCAATGAAGGCAAAATCACTAAAGACTTTGCGTTTTATACAAATCGGACTAAGCCAGAACAATTAGCTCAACTGCGACAGTTTCTCAGCACAAAATTTTCACTATCTCCTACTATTATATCACAATTTACCTATTCACCTATTGGTGAAAAAATGCTGCAAAGGTTTGGGGAACTACTGCAAACTCAAAATAGACAAAATGGTTTTTATGCTCTACGTTCTGCCCTCATCTTATCGGCAGCCAGCCCAGAAGGATTAACTTTAATTAATATCGTCAAACATTATTCTAGTCCTAGTATTCGGCTGAATTTATCGGAAACGATAGAGACAATGGGACAGTTGTCTGAGCTACTGCAAAAAAGAGATATAGTAATTGCCAAAATTCAACAACTAGCAACTCAAGAAGCTGCCAATTCCCCAGCAATAGACTTTGCCCAAAAACCAGATATTCGCAAATCCGGCGAATTTAATATCACAAAAATCACCTTAAACTTACACGATCGCTCTCGTGACGGACGCTCAAAAATCGTTTTAGAACGAAAATATGATGTTGATATTTACTTACCCCAATCAATATCAGCACCAGCACCAGTCATTGTCATTTCTCATGGTTTAGCAGAAGATCGCCATAGTTTTGTTTACCTAGCCCAACACTTAGCATCCTATGGCTTTGTTGTTGCGGCTCTTGATCATCCTGTCGCTAATTCTCAGCAATTTAAACAATTTTTAACTGGGATTGCTAGTCCTCCTCAACCTACAGAATTAATTGACCGTCCTTTAGATATCAAATACCTCTTAGATGAACTCCAGGGTCTTTCTCAAACTGACTCTAGATTTAAAGATAAATTAAACTTGCAACAAGTTGGTTTGATTGGACATTCACTTGGCGGTTACACGGCTCTGGCGTTAGCAGGAGGAACCTTAGATTTTGCTAAAATTCGTCAAGAATGTAACCCCAATCGTTCCCTGAATATCTCCACCTTTCTCCAATGTCGGGCTATCGACCTCAAACCGGAAAACTACCCCATCAAAGACGATCGCATTAAAGCGATTATGGTAATGAATCCTTTAAATAGCGTTGTGTTAGGCGAAAAAGGCATGAAGACAATCTCCGTTCCCGTGATGATGGTAGCGGGAAGTCAAGATATCTTTACTCCAGCCGTTCCTGAACAAATTCGCCCTTTTACCAATTTACCTAGTCAGGATAAATATTTAGCTGTGATTGAAAATGCTACTCATTTCTCCGTACAATCCGACGTACCAACCAGTGAAACAGTTATTCCTGTACCACAAGGATTACTAGGGCCTGATAGAAAAAGCGTCCACTTATACATGAATGTCTTGGGGTTAGCCTTCTTCCAAACCCATCTGCGCGATCGCCCAGAGTACAAGTCTTATCTCACCCCTGCCTACGCTCAATTTATCACTCAACCACCTTTAAACCTAAGTGTAGTCAATTCTGGTAGTGGAGAAGCCATCACCCAACTGTTAAATCAGATTTATCCAACTTCAGGAGCCAATAAGTAA
- a CDS encoding SDR family oxidoreductase — protein sequence MQDKVVVIVGATGGIGSALARQLEVTGAKLVLAARDSDRLETLANDLTGKVLTIPTDITDASQVDTLIQKTVAEFGQIDILVNAAGAGILKAYNSIEPADLDKMLDVNLKGSFYTTQAAAEEMQKRKSGHICNVIGILGKHSMPMAAAYSASKFGVVGFSKCMAEELKRFGVKFTLFYFGGVDSPFWDHVSLKVDRKKMLSPETAANAIFFALSAEPQAVPLEINIQPDSHLFF from the coding sequence ATGCAAGATAAAGTTGTTGTGATTGTGGGTGCGACTGGTGGTATTGGTTCAGCCTTGGCTCGTCAATTAGAAGTTACTGGTGCAAAGTTAGTCCTAGCAGCCAGAGATAGCGATCGCTTAGAAACTTTAGCCAATGATCTCACAGGTAAAGTTTTGACTATCCCCACAGATATTACGGACGCTTCACAAGTAGATACGTTAATTCAAAAAACTGTTGCTGAGTTTGGTCAAATCGATATCTTAGTAAATGCTGCTGGTGCGGGAATTCTCAAGGCATACAACAGCATCGAACCAGCAGATTTAGACAAAATGTTAGATGTAAATCTCAAAGGGAGTTTCTACACAACTCAAGCAGCAGCCGAGGAGATGCAAAAGCGCAAATCAGGGCATATTTGTAATGTCATTGGCATTTTAGGTAAACACTCCATGCCAATGGCAGCAGCTTACTCAGCTTCTAAGTTTGGTGTCGTCGGTTTCAGTAAGTGCATGGCTGAGGAACTCAAGCGCTTTGGGGTTAAATTTACCTTGTTTTACTTCGGTGGAGTAGATTCTCCTTTCTGGGATCATGTCAGTTTAAAAGTAGACCGGAAAAAAATGCTCAGTCCAGAAACTGCTGCTAATGCCATTTTTTTTGCCCTGTCTGCTGAACCCCAAGCTGTACCACTAGAAATTAATATTCAACCGGACAGTCACTTATTTTTCTAA
- the hppD gene encoding 4-hydroxyphenylpyruvate dioxygenase — MKIDHVHFYVEDAKVWRDWFVHYLGFTVVASTIHSLHTCTEVVQSGAVCLLLSSPLLPTSPVAEFLRQHPPGVADVAFAVADVEAAIAHAQAHGAKILQSVGEYQIGHISRKSGKIAAWGGLTHTLVETSREQDENHHPNSTSLITAIDHIVLNVAAGDLASVATWYENILDFQPRQTFKIHTDRSALYSQVMVSRDGSVQLPINEPASSNSQIQEFLDFNRGPGIQHIALQTPHIVQAIAQFRSRGLPLLSVPQTYYSQLQQRPQIPLSPTELAAIAQQEILVDWQQDSQTGVLLQIFTQPIFAQPTFFWEFIERRSQAQGFGEGNFRALFAAIESEQIKRGTLQ; from the coding sequence ATGAAAATTGATCATGTTCATTTCTATGTCGAAGATGCCAAAGTATGGCGAGATTGGTTTGTACACTACCTCGGCTTTACCGTAGTAGCTAGTACTATTCATTCTCTCCACACTTGTACAGAAGTGGTGCAAAGTGGTGCTGTCTGCTTGTTGCTGTCTTCGCCATTGTTACCTACCAGTCCTGTAGCTGAGTTTCTCCGTCAACATCCACCAGGGGTAGCTGATGTAGCTTTTGCTGTGGCTGATGTGGAAGCAGCGATCGCTCACGCTCAAGCTCATGGGGCTAAAATTTTACAATCGGTGGGAGAATACCAAATTGGGCATATTTCCCGCAAATCAGGCAAAATTGCTGCTTGGGGTGGTTTAACTCACACCTTGGTGGAAACATCCAGGGAACAAGATGAAAATCATCACCCTAACTCAACCAGCTTGATTACTGCCATTGATCACATAGTCTTAAATGTCGCCGCAGGTGATTTAGCATCTGTAGCCACTTGGTATGAGAACATTCTGGATTTTCAACCCCGCCAGACATTTAAAATTCACACCGATCGCTCTGCCTTGTACAGTCAAGTTATGGTTTCCCGCGACGGTAGCGTGCAGTTACCGATTAATGAACCTGCGTCTAGCAATTCGCAAATTCAAGAATTTTTAGATTTTAACCGGGGGCCAGGAATTCAACACATCGCCTTACAGACACCCCACATCGTCCAGGCGATCGCCCAATTTCGCTCCCGTGGTTTACCTCTACTTTCCGTTCCCCAAACCTATTACTCTCAACTACAACAGCGTCCACAAATTCCCCTCTCACCAACAGAATTAGCAGCGATCGCTCAACAAGAAATTTTGGTTGATTGGCAACAAGATAGTCAAACTGGAGTTCTGTTACAAATATTTACTCAGCCTATTTTTGCTCAACCAACTTTTTTCTGGGAATTTATTGAACGCCGTTCTCAAGCCCAAGGCTTTGGTGAAGGCAACTTTCGCGCCTTATTTGCAGCAATTGAAAGCGAACAAATCAAACGGGGAACCCTGCAATAG
- a CDS encoding HAD family hydrolase, whose protein sequence is MLRLITDFDGPIMDVSERYYRVYQFCLEKTRKPGQRVREMSKAEFWQLKRSRVPENQIALNSGLDEVQAQAFSQLRRDSVHTEHFFQYDIPIPGAVDALLKIQQAGVDLVVMTMRRVWELDYAVQKYDLGKFFPENRRYCLSNDYVKTRDIEDKPLLMTKAVAELPRATDTWMVGDTEADITAAKKHQIKVMAVESGIRDRTQLKLYQPDLIVPNLSTAVEMFLEPATSSREIVASVK, encoded by the coding sequence ATGTTAAGACTAATTACTGATTTTGACGGCCCGATCATGGATGTATCGGAACGTTACTACCGTGTTTACCAATTTTGTCTAGAGAAAACCCGCAAACCAGGGCAGCGCGTTAGAGAAATGTCTAAAGCAGAATTTTGGCAACTAAAGCGATCGCGTGTGCCAGAGAATCAAATAGCCCTCAATTCTGGTTTAGATGAAGTGCAAGCCCAAGCCTTTTCTCAATTGCGCCGCGACAGTGTACATACAGAACATTTCTTTCAATACGACATTCCCATCCCAGGTGCGGTAGATGCGTTGTTAAAGATTCAACAAGCTGGGGTAGATTTAGTCGTCATGACAATGCGCCGAGTTTGGGAACTAGACTATGCTGTGCAAAAATATGATTTGGGTAAGTTTTTTCCAGAAAACCGCCGTTATTGCTTAAGTAACGACTACGTAAAAACCCGCGATATTGAAGATAAACCCCTACTCATGACCAAAGCAGTAGCCGAACTACCACGAGCAACTGATACTTGGATGGTGGGAGATACAGAAGCTGATATTACCGCCGCTAAAAAACATCAAATTAAAGTGATGGCTGTAGAGTCTGGTATTCGCGATCGCACACAACTAAAACTCTACCAACCAGACTTAATTGTGCCAAATTTAAGTACTGCTGTAGAGATGTTCTTAGAGCCAGCTACCAGCAGCCGAGAAATAGTAGCATCTGTTAAATAA
- a CDS encoding CPP1-like family protein: MSDQNPYEKLGVSEEASFDEIQDARNRLLEQCLGDTKSLEAVEAAYDAILMDRLKMRQEGKIKVPERIRFPETRLQSPPKESLTPREQSPAWLQKILDQPSRKDVILPGVWYLGLSAVSVFYSAGDQVLQLALVVGVGISIYFLNRKEGRFGRAVLFTLIGLIIGLITGGLIAGLLSQQLPAISLTANQFSTVLTFILLWLVSSFLR, translated from the coding sequence ATGAGCGATCAAAATCCCTACGAAAAACTTGGGGTATCAGAAGAAGCTAGCTTTGATGAAATTCAGGATGCTCGTAATCGCCTATTGGAGCAATGCCTTGGCGATACGAAGAGTCTAGAAGCAGTTGAAGCAGCTTACGATGCTATTTTAATGGATCGGCTAAAGATGCGTCAGGAAGGTAAAATCAAAGTCCCTGAGCGTATCCGTTTTCCTGAAACTCGATTGCAATCTCCACCGAAAGAGAGCTTAACTCCTCGTGAGCAGTCGCCTGCATGGCTGCAAAAGATATTAGACCAGCCTTCCAGAAAAGATGTAATTTTGCCAGGGGTCTGGTATTTAGGTTTGAGCGCTGTTAGTGTTTTTTATTCGGCAGGCGATCAGGTTTTGCAATTGGCATTGGTGGTTGGGGTAGGAATTAGTATTTACTTTCTCAATCGCAAAGAGGGAAGGTTTGGTAGAGCAGTTTTATTCACACTGATTGGTCTGATTATCGGCTTAATCACTGGTGGACTAATTGCTGGATTGCTCTCGCAGCAACTACCTGCTATTAGTCTGACAGCCAACCAATTTTCGACGGTGTTAACTTTTATATTGTTGTGGTTGGTTAGCAGTTTTTTACGTTAG
- a CDS encoding response regulator transcription factor — protein sequence MAPAKILVVDDDPAVRNLIQRFLIKQNYQVEAAEDGKTALSLFEQFNPDLVILDVNLPDVIGFNLCQEMQSRNGVFVLMLTSRADEADKIRGFAKGADDYLTKPFGLGELEVRVGAILRRQRVVTTAEQKRLIFEKLMIDPVRREVSLNSQPVPLTALEFDLLHFLASHPGRVWRRAELIQEVWDYEYVGDQRVVDVHIGQIRKKIEVDASQPALIQTVRGVGYKFECPAHSQLETAP from the coding sequence ATGGCTCCCGCCAAGATTCTTGTAGTTGATGACGACCCTGCGGTTCGGAATTTAATCCAACGCTTTTTGATCAAACAAAACTATCAAGTAGAGGCTGCCGAAGATGGTAAGACTGCATTATCCCTATTCGAGCAATTTAACCCAGACTTGGTAATTCTGGATGTGAACCTACCAGATGTGATTGGGTTCAACCTCTGCCAAGAGATGCAAAGTCGTAACGGTGTTTTTGTGCTGATGCTAACCAGCCGGGCGGATGAAGCTGACAAGATTCGCGGCTTTGCCAAAGGTGCTGATGACTATCTCACCAAACCCTTTGGTTTAGGAGAGTTAGAAGTCAGAGTGGGAGCGATTTTAAGACGACAGCGCGTTGTCACTACCGCCGAACAAAAACGCCTGATATTTGAAAAACTAATGATTGACCCTGTACGGCGCGAGGTATCACTTAATAGTCAACCCGTACCCTTGACGGCTTTGGAATTTGACTTGTTACATTTTTTAGCTAGCCATCCTGGTCGAGTTTGGCGACGTGCTGAATTAATTCAAGAAGTCTGGGACTATGAATATGTCGGAGATCAGCGAGTTGTAGATGTGCATATCGGTCAAATTCGCAAGAAAATCGAGGTAGATGCTAGTCAACCAGCATTAATTCAAACTGTACGCGGTGTAGGATATAAATTTGAATGCCCTGCTCACTCACAGTTAGAAACAGCTCCTTGA
- a CDS encoding DUF2811 domain-containing protein: MKTTVSIFTEIPETLHESLNNYLETHPDWDQNRVLTAALSLFLLQNGDSDRRAARVYLETLFHHC, translated from the coding sequence ATGAAAACAACAGTTAGTATTTTTACGGAAATACCCGAAACTTTACACGAATCACTGAATAATTATTTAGAGACACATCCCGATTGGGATCAAAATCGCGTCTTGACAGCAGCACTATCTTTATTTTTGCTGCAAAATGGAGACAGCGATCGCCGTGCTGCCCGTGTTTATCTAGAAACCTTATTTCATCACTGCTAA
- the hisIE gene encoding bifunctional phosphoribosyl-AMP cyclohydrolase/phosphoribosyl-ATP diphosphatase HisIE has protein sequence MLITDSLSKQNAIPVEEIRYDERGLVPAIVQDYLDGTVLMMAWMNRESLQKTLDTQETWFWSRSRQELWHKGGTSGHIQKVQSIRYDCDSDALLIGVEQIGDIACHTGERSCFHQVEGKIAPPPGDTLSQVFQVICDRRDHPTESSYTCKLFAGGDNKILKKIGEESAEVVMAFKDDDPEAIAGEVADLLYHTLVALAHHQVDIKAVYRKLQERRR, from the coding sequence ATGTTGATCACCGATTCACTATCAAAACAGAATGCGATCCCCGTAGAAGAAATCCGCTACGATGAACGGGGTTTAGTGCCAGCTATTGTCCAAGATTATTTGGATGGCACTGTTTTGATGATGGCATGGATGAATCGGGAATCGTTACAAAAGACTTTGGACACACAAGAAACATGGTTTTGGAGTCGTTCCCGCCAAGAGTTATGGCACAAGGGGGGGACATCAGGACATATACAAAAGGTGCAGAGTATTCGTTATGACTGTGATAGTGATGCTTTGCTGATAGGTGTGGAGCAAATTGGCGATATTGCTTGCCATACTGGGGAACGCAGTTGTTTTCATCAGGTAGAAGGGAAAATTGCGCCCCCACCAGGAGATACTTTGTCACAAGTGTTTCAGGTAATATGCGATCGCCGGGATCACCCCACAGAAAGTTCCTACACTTGCAAGTTGTTTGCCGGGGGCGATAACAAGATTTTGAAAAAGATTGGTGAGGAATCAGCTGAGGTTGTCATGGCTTTTAAAGATGACGATCCAGAAGCGATCGCTGGTGAAGTGGCAGATTTGCTTTACCATACTTTAGTCGCTCTCGCTCATCATCAAGTAGATATCAAGGCAGTTTATCGCAAGTTGCAAGAACGTCGTCGGTAA
- a CDS encoding ChaB family protein, which translates to MLYKSNEDLPADIRTQLSEAYQDLYRAAFNSAIHWYGEVSKAHQVALSAVRMQSAMNKTAVLQG; encoded by the coding sequence ATGTTATACAAGTCAAATGAAGACTTGCCTGCGGATATTCGCACTCAACTATCTGAAGCATACCAGGATCTTTACCGAGCAGCTTTTAATTCAGCAATCCATTGGTATGGGGAAGTCTCCAAAGCCCACCAAGTAGCCTTAAGCGCTGTCAGAATGCAATCAGCGATGAATAAAACAGCAGTTTTACAAGGATAG